A window of Chryseobacterium shandongense genomic DNA:
GGGCAGTTCCATGAAATCTTCAGGATTTTTTTCGATATACTCCTGCCATAACTTGTCATCTTTTTCATTGTAATAATTTGGGAATTCCCAGATGTATTTTTTCTTTTTTTCGCCTACCTTTTTAAAAATAAAAGCAAGGATTACACCTACAACAGCACCTGCAATATGTGCCTGCCATGAAATTTTGCTTGGTTCCTGAAGGTTGTAGAACAGTTCTTCCGGAAGCATTCCCCAAACCAGACTTCCGTAATACAAAACGACAAGTAATGATATGGTGAGCAATTTTACGTTCCATTTAAAAATACCGCTGAAAAAAAGAAAAAAAGCAAGAACGTATACTACGCCGCTAGCCCCGATGGTACAGGTATACAGATAATCACCGGTCATAAAATCGATAGGCGGTAATAGCCATACCAAAAGCCCCGTAGCGAGC
This region includes:
- a CDS encoding rhomboid family intramembrane serine protease, yielding MLKNDVISKKAIINPLLMLSAMWLGYFLQLQGFFESCFGAIIPLLPEGLLGIITSPLLHGNLDHIVGNSIPIAILMFLLYQFYPMVASKVFILGWLATGLLVWLLPPIDFMTGDYLYTCTIGASGVVYVLAFFLFFSGIFKWNVKLLTISLLVVLYYGSLVWGMLPEELFYNLQEPSKISWQAHIAGAVVGVILAFIFKKVGEKKKKYIWEFPNYYNEKDDKLWQEYIEKNPEDFMELPYKKKDDIWKHLDELRRK